Genomic window (Bacillus vallismortis):
AAAAGAAAGAAGATCAGTAGGTTAGGGTGACACGAATGAATGTGAATCAAATGTCGCTGCTGGAGCATATTGCTGAGCTTCGAAAACGATTGCTGGTTGTGGCGCTGGCGTTTGTCGTTTTTTTTATCGCGGGATTTTTCTTAGCGAAGCCGATTATTGTGTATCTGCAAAAAACAGATGAAGCGAAGGAGCTTACGCTTAACGCGTTTAACCTGACAGATCCGCTTTTTGTGTTTATGCAGTTTGCGTTTATCATCGGCATTGTTCTGACCTCCCCGGTTATTCTTTATCAGCTTTGGGCTTTTGTGAGTCCAGGCCTCTATGAGAAAGAGCGAAAAGTAACGCTCGGTTACATTCCGATCTCTGTTTTGTTGTTTTTAGCGGGCTTATCTTTTTCGTATTATATTTTATTTCCTTTTGTTGTTGATTTTATGAAGCGAATCTCTCAGGACTTGAATGTCAATCAGGTGATTGGGATTAATGAGTATTTTCATTTTCTTCTGCAGCTGACAATTCCGTTCGGACTGTTGTTCCAAATGCCGGTCATTCTCATGTTTTTGACCAGGCTTGGAATTGTGACACCCATGTTCTTAGCGAAAATCAGAAAGTATGCGTATTTTGCGCTGCTTGTGATCGCTGCCCTGATTACGCCTCCTGAGCTTTTGTCTCATATGATGGTCACTGTTCCGCTGTTGATTTTATATGAAATCAGTATTTTTATATCGAAGGCCGCCTATCGGAAAGCGCAGAAAAACAGCGCTTCCGACTAGGACGTGTCTTCCGGGCAATAATAAAAAATCCATTTCTCATACGGAGAAATGGATTTTCTTTATTTCTGGTTCTTTTTGATTTTCAATGAAAAGGCGAACATCTTAAATGAAATGCTGATGTTGTAAGCGGCGAACACCATCAGCAGGATGGAGTAAAATGACCACATGCTGCCTGGCGAGCTTGCGGCAAGATAAGTAAAGATGCACCCTACGGCA
Coding sequences:
- the tatC gene encoding twin-arginine translocase subunit TatC, which produces MTRMNVNQMSLLEHIAELRKRLLVVALAFVVFFIAGFFLAKPIIVYLQKTDEAKELTLNAFNLTDPLFVFMQFAFIIGIVLTSPVILYQLWAFVSPGLYEKERKVTLGYIPISVLLFLAGLSFSYYILFPFVVDFMKRISQDLNVNQVIGINEYFHFLLQLTIPFGLLFQMPVILMFLTRLGIVTPMFLAKIRKYAYFALLVIAALITPPELLSHMMVTVPLLILYEISIFISKAAYRKAQKNSASD
- a CDS encoding YdiK family protein, translating into MRNPVVWGMIYFAVGCIFTYLAASSPGSMWSFYSILLMVFAAYNISISFKMFAFSLKIKKNQK